The following proteins are co-located in the Cupriavidus pauculus genome:
- a CDS encoding bifunctional riboflavin kinase/FAD synthetase, translating into MKVFRGLPNAESRAPCALTIGNFDGVHRGHQSLLARARAAADARGLPLCVMTFEPHPREFFAPEHAPTRIALLRDKLDALRRNGVDRVVVEHFNAHFAAQSPQAFVENVLWNGLHARWVLVGDDFRFGARRAGDFAYLQQAGRQFGFDVEQMGSVSEGGIRISSSAVRQALADGDLEHARRLLGHGYAISGHVIHGRKLGRNLGFPTLNLRITHKRPAVNGIFVVQVHGIADQPLPGVASIGVRPTVEDAGRVLLEVHLFDVSQNLYGKLVRVEFMKKLRDEARFHSLEALTAAIAKDADDARAFFGLAAPDGSGRRDFATSATDRIS; encoded by the coding sequence GTGAAAGTCTTCCGCGGCCTGCCCAACGCCGAAAGCCGGGCGCCCTGCGCGCTCACCATCGGCAATTTCGACGGTGTGCATCGCGGCCACCAGTCGTTGCTCGCGCGCGCCCGCGCCGCGGCCGACGCCCGCGGCCTGCCGCTGTGCGTCATGACGTTCGAGCCGCATCCGCGCGAGTTCTTCGCGCCCGAACACGCCCCCACCCGCATTGCCCTGCTGCGCGACAAGCTCGACGCACTGCGCCGCAATGGCGTGGACCGCGTGGTGGTCGAGCATTTCAACGCCCATTTTGCCGCCCAGTCGCCGCAGGCGTTCGTCGAGAACGTGCTCTGGAACGGCCTGCACGCCCGCTGGGTGCTGGTGGGCGACGATTTCCGCTTCGGCGCCCGCCGCGCGGGCGACTTTGCCTACCTGCAGCAGGCCGGCCGCCAGTTCGGCTTCGACGTCGAGCAGATGGGCTCGGTGTCCGAAGGCGGCATCCGGATCTCCAGCTCGGCCGTGCGCCAGGCGCTGGCCGACGGCGACCTGGAGCATGCCCGCCGTCTGCTGGGCCACGGCTACGCGATCAGCGGCCACGTGATCCACGGCCGCAAGCTGGGCCGCAACCTCGGCTTCCCCACGCTGAACCTGCGGATTACGCACAAGCGCCCGGCCGTGAACGGCATCTTCGTGGTGCAGGTGCACGGCATCGCCGACCAGCCGCTGCCCGGCGTGGCCAGCATCGGCGTGCGGCCGACCGTGGAAGACGCGGGCCGCGTGCTGCTGGAAGTGCACCTGTTCGACGTGAGCCAGAACCTGTACGGCAAGCTGGTGCGCGTGGAATTCATGAAGAAGCTGCGCGACGAGGCGCGCTTCCACTCGCTGGAGGCGCTGACCGCCGCGATTGCCAAGGATGCCGACGACGCCCGCGCGTTCTTTGGCCTGGCGGCGCCCGACGGCAGCGGCCGCCGCGACTTCGCCACCTCCGCGACCGACCGAATTAGCTAG
- the ileS gene encoding isoleucine--tRNA ligase: MSDDKRAKPEKSKYPVNLLDTPFPMRGDLPKREPQWVKQWQDKQIYKKIRAARKGAKKFVLHDGPPYANGDIHIGHAVNKVLKDMIIKARGLTGLDAVYVPGWDCHGMPIEIQIEKQFGKGLPVQEVQSKARAYATEQIARQKKDFERLGVLGDWDNPYLTMNFSNEADELRALGKIMEKGYVFRGLKPVNWCFDCGSALAEAEVEYKDKVDLSIDVGFPFAETDKIAHAFHVPLAQLEGKPGWIVIWTTTPWTIPSNQALNMHPEVEYALVDTPRGFLILAKDRVEEQLKTYALEGTVVATARGDALTEVRFHHPLATMDAGYARTAPVYLGDYVTTDTGTGIVHSAPAYGVEDFQSCKAHGMPDADIISPVMGDGVYASTLPLFGGLSIWDANPKIVEVLRESGNLFNSHKYEHSYMHCWRHKTPIIYRATSQWFAGMDVDPADNGPTLRATALAGIEATEFYPSWGKQRLHNMIANRPDWTLSRQRQWGVPMAFFVHKETGALHPNTPALLEEVARRVEKGGIEAWQSLDPKELLGDEAALYEKNRDTLDVWFDSGTTHWTVIRGSHRDKLYEPSADTPDGRLADLYLEGSDQHRGWFHSSLLTASMLYGKPPYKALLTHGFTVDGEGRKMSKSIGNTVAPQDISNKMGAEIIRLWVASTDYSGELSISDEILKRVVEGYRRIRNTLRFLLANLTDYDHARHALPASEWLEIDRYAVALTDRLQKEVLSHYQQYEFHPVVAKLQTFCSEDLGGFYLDVLKDRLYTTAADSQARRAAQNALYHITQSMLHWMAPFLSFTAEEAWQVFQHGTAHTDTIFTSTYYEVPAVDDADDLLQKWHEIRAVRAEVTRQLEAVRVEGDIGSSLQAEVTIAAGGPVLAALQSLDDDLRFVLLTSAAKVTAAPEGGDLLVTVTPSQHAKCERCWHYRADVGHNPAHPTLCGRCDSNLFGAGEHRSHA; this comes from the coding sequence ATGTCCGACGACAAACGCGCCAAGCCCGAAAAAAGCAAGTATCCGGTGAACCTGCTGGATACCCCGTTCCCGATGCGCGGCGACCTGCCCAAGCGCGAGCCGCAGTGGGTCAAGCAGTGGCAGGACAAGCAGATCTACAAGAAGATCCGCGCGGCCCGCAAGGGCGCCAAGAAGTTTGTGCTGCATGACGGCCCCCCGTACGCCAACGGCGACATCCACATCGGCCACGCCGTGAACAAGGTCCTCAAGGACATGATCATCAAGGCGCGCGGCCTGACCGGGCTGGACGCCGTCTACGTGCCGGGCTGGGACTGCCATGGCATGCCGATCGAGATCCAGATCGAAAAACAGTTCGGCAAGGGCCTGCCCGTGCAGGAAGTGCAGTCCAAGGCACGCGCCTACGCCACCGAACAGATCGCCCGCCAGAAGAAGGACTTCGAGCGCCTGGGCGTGCTGGGCGACTGGGACAACCCGTACCTGACCATGAACTTCAGCAACGAAGCCGACGAGCTGCGCGCGCTGGGCAAGATCATGGAGAAAGGCTACGTGTTCCGCGGCCTGAAGCCGGTGAACTGGTGCTTCGACTGCGGCTCGGCGCTGGCCGAGGCCGAGGTGGAATACAAGGACAAGGTCGACCTGTCGATCGACGTCGGCTTCCCGTTCGCGGAGACCGACAAGATCGCCCACGCCTTCCACGTGCCGCTGGCCCAGCTTGAAGGCAAGCCGGGCTGGATCGTGATCTGGACCACCACGCCGTGGACAATCCCGTCGAACCAGGCGCTGAACATGCATCCGGAAGTCGAATACGCGCTGGTGGACACGCCGCGCGGCTTCCTGATCCTGGCCAAGGACCGCGTCGAGGAGCAACTGAAGACCTACGCGCTGGAAGGCACCGTGGTGGCCACCGCCCGTGGCGACGCGCTGACCGAGGTCCGCTTCCACCATCCGCTGGCAACGATGGACGCCGGCTACGCGCGCACGGCGCCGGTCTACCTGGGCGACTACGTCACGACCGACACCGGCACCGGCATCGTCCACTCGGCCCCGGCCTATGGCGTGGAGGATTTCCAGTCGTGCAAGGCGCACGGCATGCCGGATGCGGACATCATCAGCCCGGTGATGGGCGATGGCGTCTACGCCAGCACGCTGCCGCTGTTCGGCGGCCTGTCGATCTGGGACGCGAATCCGAAAATCGTGGAAGTACTACGTGAGTCGGGCAACCTGTTCAACTCGCACAAGTACGAGCACAGCTACATGCACTGCTGGCGCCACAAGACGCCGATCATCTACCGCGCCACTTCGCAGTGGTTCGCGGGCATGGACGTGGATCCGGCCGACAACGGCCCGACGCTGCGCGCGACGGCGCTGGCCGGCATCGAGGCCACCGAGTTCTACCCGTCGTGGGGTAAGCAGCGGCTGCACAACATGATCGCCAACCGGCCGGACTGGACGCTGTCGCGCCAGCGCCAGTGGGGCGTGCCGATGGCGTTCTTCGTCCACAAGGAAACCGGCGCGCTGCACCCGAATACGCCCGCGCTGCTGGAAGAAGTGGCCCGGCGCGTGGAAAAGGGCGGCATCGAGGCGTGGCAGTCGCTCGACCCGAAGGAACTGCTGGGCGACGAGGCCGCGCTGTACGAGAAGAACCGCGACACGCTGGACGTCTGGTTCGACTCCGGCACCACGCACTGGACCGTGATCCGCGGCTCGCACCGCGACAAACTGTACGAGCCGTCGGCCGACACGCCCGATGGCCGCCTGGCCGACCTGTACCTGGAAGGCTCCGACCAGCATCGCGGCTGGTTCCACTCGTCGCTGCTGACCGCGTCGATGCTGTACGGCAAGCCGCCCTACAAGGCGCTGCTGACGCACGGCTTCACGGTCGACGGCGAGGGCCGCAAGATGTCGAAGTCCATCGGCAACACGGTGGCGCCGCAGGACATCTCGAACAAGATGGGCGCCGAGATCATCCGCCTGTGGGTGGCATCGACCGACTACTCGGGCGAGCTGTCGATCTCCGACGAGATCCTCAAGCGCGTGGTGGAAGGCTACCGCCGCATCCGCAACACGCTGCGCTTCCTGCTGGCCAACCTGACCGACTACGACCACGCCAGACACGCGCTGCCGGCGTCGGAATGGCTGGAGATCGACCGCTACGCCGTGGCCCTGACCGACCGCCTGCAGAAGGAAGTGCTGTCGCATTACCAGCAGTACGAGTTCCACCCGGTGGTGGCCAAGCTCCAGACGTTCTGCTCCGAAGACCTGGGCGGCTTCTACCTGGACGTGCTGAAGGACCGCCTGTACACCACGGCGGCCGACTCGCAGGCCCGCCGCGCCGCGCAGAACGCGCTGTACCACATCACCCAGTCGATGCTGCACTGGATGGCGCCGTTCCTGTCGTTCACGGCCGAGGAAGCCTGGCAGGTGTTCCAGCACGGCACCGCGCACACCGACACGATCTTCACGAGCACCTACTACGAGGTGCCGGCCGTGGACGACGCCGACGACCTGCTGCAGAAGTGGCACGAGATCCGCGCCGTGCGCGCCGAGGTCACGCGCCAGCTTGAAGCGGTGCGCGTGGAAGGCGACATCGGGTCGTCGCTGCAGGCCGAGGTGACGATCGCCGCGGGCGGGCCGGTGCTGGCCGCGCTGCAGAGCCTGGACGACGACCTGCGCTTCGTGCTGCTGACGTCGGCCGCCAAGGTCACGGCGGCGCCCGAGGGCGGCGACCTGCTGGTGACGGTCACGCCGTCGCAGCACGCCAAGTGCGAGCGCTGCTGGCACTACCGCGCCGACGTGGGCCACAACCCCGCCCATCCCACCCTTTGCGGCCGCTGCGACAGCAACCTGTTCGGCGCCGGCGAGCACAGGAGCCACGCCTGA
- the lspA gene encoding signal peptidase II produces MATSSTRSSRAGSSRGKSKSGANVTPWLWMAFALLVVMIDQFFKVLITRSFQYAESRPVTNFFNLVLVYNKGAAFSFLADAGGWQRWFFTLLGVAVGGFIVWLLYRHTGQKLFCLAVSLILGGAVGNVVDRVIHGHVIDFLDFHWRNTHFPAFNVADCAITLGAVLLIVDELRRVRRH; encoded by the coding sequence ATGGCCACGTCCTCTACCCGTTCCTCGCGCGCCGGTTCGTCGCGCGGCAAGAGCAAGTCGGGCGCCAACGTCACGCCGTGGCTGTGGATGGCCTTTGCGCTGCTGGTGGTGATGATCGACCAGTTCTTCAAGGTCCTGATCACGCGCTCGTTCCAGTACGCCGAGTCGCGGCCGGTCACCAATTTCTTCAATCTCGTGCTGGTCTACAACAAGGGCGCCGCGTTCAGCTTCCTGGCCGACGCCGGCGGCTGGCAGCGCTGGTTCTTCACGCTGCTGGGCGTGGCGGTGGGCGGCTTCATCGTCTGGCTGCTGTACCGCCACACGGGCCAGAAGCTGTTCTGCCTGGCCGTATCGCTGATCCTGGGCGGCGCGGTGGGCAACGTGGTAGACCGCGTGATCCACGGCCACGTGATCGACTTCCTGGACTTCCACTGGCGCAACACGCACTTCCCGGCCTTCAACGTGGCCGACTGCGCCATTACGCTGGGCGCCGTCCTGCTGATCGTGGACGAACTGCGGCGGGTAAGGCGGCACTGA
- the coaBC gene encoding bifunctional phosphopantothenoylcysteine decarboxylase/phosphopantothenate--cysteine ligase CoaBC, with protein sequence MDLRGKHIVLGLTGGIACYKSAELVRLLTKAGATVQVAMTEAATHFITPVTMQALSGRPVFLSQWDARVDNNMAHIDLSREADAILIAPASTDFLAKVANGLCDDLLTTLCIARECPLLVAPAMNRQMWAAAPTQRNAAQLRADGVTILGPGTGDQACGEIGDGRMLEPEELVDDLVAFFQPKPLQGKRMLITAGPTFEAIDPVRGITNLSSGKMGFAIARAAREAGAEVLLVAGPTALPTPRGVARTDIRSAQQMHDAVMAQLRGVDIFVAVAAVADWRPAEIAQQKLKKANDTDTPTLQFVQNPDILAAVAARADAPYCVGFAAESENLEQYGEQKRQRKGVPLLVGNIGHHTFGLDDNEIVLFDAQGMTRLPRADKLSLARALVAAIGQRLPRKSV encoded by the coding sequence ATGGATTTGCGCGGCAAGCACATCGTCCTCGGCCTGACTGGCGGCATCGCCTGCTACAAGTCGGCCGAGCTGGTCCGGCTGCTGACCAAGGCTGGCGCCACCGTGCAGGTGGCGATGACCGAGGCGGCAACGCACTTCATCACGCCGGTCACGATGCAGGCGCTGTCCGGGCGGCCGGTGTTCCTGTCGCAGTGGGATGCGCGCGTGGACAACAACATGGCGCACATCGACCTCTCGCGCGAGGCCGACGCCATCCTGATCGCGCCGGCGTCCACTGACTTCCTGGCCAAGGTGGCCAACGGCCTCTGTGACGACCTGCTGACCACGCTCTGCATCGCGCGCGAATGCCCGCTGCTGGTGGCCCCGGCGATGAACCGCCAGATGTGGGCCGCCGCGCCGACGCAGCGCAATGCCGCCCAGTTGCGCGCCGATGGCGTGACGATCCTGGGCCCCGGCACCGGCGACCAGGCGTGCGGCGAGATTGGCGACGGCCGCATGCTGGAGCCCGAGGAACTGGTCGACGACCTCGTCGCCTTCTTCCAGCCCAAGCCGCTGCAGGGCAAGCGCATGCTGATCACGGCCGGGCCGACGTTCGAGGCCATCGACCCCGTGCGCGGCATCACCAACCTGTCGTCGGGCAAGATGGGCTTTGCCATCGCCCGCGCCGCCCGCGAGGCCGGCGCCGAGGTGCTGCTGGTGGCCGGCCCTACCGCGCTGCCCACCCCGCGCGGCGTGGCGCGTACCGATATCCGCAGCGCCCAGCAGATGCACGATGCCGTGATGGCGCAGCTGCGCGGCGTGGACATCTTCGTGGCCGTGGCCGCCGTGGCCGACTGGCGGCCGGCCGAGATCGCCCAGCAGAAGCTCAAGAAGGCCAACGATACCGACACGCCGACGCTGCAGTTCGTGCAAAACCCGGACATCCTGGCGGCCGTGGCCGCCCGCGCCGATGCGCCCTACTGCGTGGGCTTTGCCGCCGAGAGCGAGAACCTGGAGCAGTATGGCGAGCAGAAGCGCCAGCGCAAGGGCGTGCCGCTGCTGGTGGGCAACATCGGCCACCATACGTTCGGCCTGGACGACAACGAGATCGTCCTGTTCGATGCCCAGGGCATGACGCGCCTGCCGCGCGCCGACAAGCTGTCGCTGGCCCGCGCGCTGGTGGCCGCCATCGGCCAGCGCCTGCCGCGCAAGTCCGTCTGA